The DNA segment CGTTGCGAGCCAGTTGTTCTCGCAAACTGCAGCGACCGCCTATTTTCCGCTGGATTTCCGGTGGGTGGTCGGCCGGATCCTGTCACGGGTTCGCCCGCGTGTCGTCGTCCTGTTCGAAACCGAGATCTGGCCCAACTTCATCAACAGCGCGATTTCGCTCGGCATTCCCGTGGTCGTCGTAAACGGGCGGATATCGGAAGCATCCTTTCGATATTACCGGCTGCTGCCCTGGATTTTTCGGAACATATTCGCCCGGATCAGCCGCATCGGCATGCAGTCGGGCGCCGACGCCGAGCGGGCGGTGGCGCTCGGGGCCAAGCCGGATGCGGTCTTCATCTGCGGGAACATGAAATTCGATGCGGTCTCGGAGCCGCCGTCGGCGGAACGCATCGAGGCCATTCGCCGCGAATTGCTGCTGCCGAGGAATGCCTCGCTGATCGTTGGCGGAAGCACTCACCAGGGGGAGGAAAAGGCCCTGGTGAATGCATACAAGCGCCTTCTGGACAAGAAGCCCGATACCCGCCTGCTCATTGCCCCGAGGCATCCCGAACGTTTCGACGAGGTGGAGGTGCTTATCCGAAGC comes from the Candidatus Abyssobacteria bacterium SURF_5 genome and includes:
- a CDS encoding 3-deoxy-D-manno-octulosonic acid transferase, with protein sequence VASQLFSQTAATAYFPLDFRWVVGRILSRVRPRVVVLFETEIWPNFINSAISLGIPVVVVNGRISEASFRYYRLLPWIFRNIFARISRIGMQSGADAERAVALGAKPDAVFICGNMKFDAVSEPPSAERIEAIRRELLLPRNASLIVGGSTHQGEEKALVNAYKRLLDKKPDTRLLIAPRHPERFDEVEVLIRSQGFDVLRRSRCSSKLKPPASNTVILLDTIGELAQVYALSTISFVGGSLANVGGHNIIEPAAVAKAIVFGPHMHHFKDIKEIFLSEQAAIMVSSEDELYERLRELLHNPERIRAIGDAALRVVERNRGATERYFAFLKDFL